A DNA window from Microbaculum marinisediminis contains the following coding sequences:
- a CDS encoding D-alanyl-D-alanine carboxypeptidase family protein yields the protein MRRFVNAVSTSRRLCAAAAVAVGLALGAGGHPASAGPALVFDADTGEILHAHMATTKWYPASLTKLMAAYVTFAAIEAGRIGLDTPVAIGEGDPALGLTLPPGTMLTVEETLPLVLAASLKFATEALGRTVSGSVDAFVADMNASARRLGMTDTNYVNSHGFHAAGHMTTARDMAVLTRALNREFPQYQRFFEVRSVTIAGQQRRNHNDLLGRFPGADGMKSGYVCESGYNLVGTATREGRRLGAIVLGAFSAAEREAVAEQMLKAGFAASSGAVSVTIDTLPLSQDGPVDMRPFVCGKSQPPAALVGFGTMAPLPRPKP from the coding sequence ATGAGACGGTTTGTCAACGCGGTTTCAACCTCGCGGCGGCTTTGCGCCGCGGCGGCGGTCGCCGTGGGCCTCGCGCTGGGGGCGGGCGGACACCCCGCATCGGCCGGGCCCGCGCTCGTCTTCGACGCCGATACCGGCGAGATCCTGCATGCGCATATGGCGACGACGAAATGGTATCCGGCGTCGCTGACGAAATTAATGGCCGCCTACGTGACCTTCGCGGCGATCGAGGCGGGCCGGATCGGGCTCGATACGCCGGTCGCCATTGGCGAGGGCGATCCGGCATTGGGCCTGACGCTTCCGCCCGGCACGATGTTGACCGTGGAGGAAACGCTGCCGCTGGTGCTGGCCGCCTCGCTGAAATTCGCGACGGAGGCGCTCGGCCGGACGGTCAGCGGATCTGTCGATGCCTTCGTTGCCGACATGAACGCGTCGGCCCGGCGTCTGGGCATGACCGATACCAACTATGTCAATTCGCACGGCTTCCATGCCGCGGGTCATATGACCACGGCGCGCGACATGGCGGTGCTGACCCGGGCGCTGAACCGGGAATTCCCGCAGTACCAGCGCTTCTTCGAGGTCCGGTCCGTCACCATTGCCGGGCAGCAGCGGCGAAACCACAACGACCTTCTCGGCCGGTTTCCCGGCGCGGATGGCATGAAGTCGGGCTATGTCTGCGAGTCCGGCTACAATCTGGTCGGCACGGCGACGCGCGAGGGCAGGCGACTTGGCGCGATCGTGCTGGGCGCCTTTTCGGCAGCCGAACGCGAGGCCGTGGCCGAGCAGATGCTAAAAGCCGGCTTCGCCGCCAGCTCTGGGGCGGTGAGCGTCACAATCGATACGTTGCCGCTGTCGCAAGACGGTCCGGTCGACATGCGTCCTTTTGTCTGCGGCAAGTCGCAGCCGCCCGCCGCGCTCGTCGGTTTTGGAACGATGGCGCCCCTGCCGCGGCCGAAACCCTGA
- a CDS encoding S8 family peptidase → MRVIVELRTDFVPEGKLTLFGAANQRTAIDGQQQRVLARVAGAQNVKRFQSVPLMAMTVTAGRLQALIDNRDVAAIYEDVAVPPALDASVPVIRADVAAGIGRINGGKGWSVVVLDTGVQRRHEAFRRKIASEACFSTSSADSKSLCPGGAQSSTAKGAGNTCRRSMDGCGHGTHVAGIAVGNPKGAEAIYAGVAPKASLIPIQVFSRFSGSACAGAGPCVLSYTSDQLAALEHVNALASGRKIAAVNMSLGGGLRRKACGKHPLAPIIETLRSKRIAVVIAAGNAGADGRVSAPGCIPAAITVASTTKTEDVSSFSNFSKLVDLAAPGSDITSTILGNRFAVLSGTSMAAPHVAGALALLRHRFPKASVRKLRRALRCSSTRVTRNGVTVPRIDVYTAFLALKNRRCTL, encoded by the coding sequence ATGCGGGTCATCGTCGAACTGCGCACCGATTTCGTCCCGGAGGGCAAGCTGACGCTGTTCGGGGCCGCCAACCAGCGGACCGCGATCGACGGCCAGCAACAGCGGGTGCTGGCGCGGGTGGCCGGCGCGCAAAACGTGAAGCGCTTCCAGTCGGTTCCGCTGATGGCGATGACGGTGACTGCCGGACGCCTTCAGGCCCTCATCGACAATCGGGACGTTGCGGCGATCTACGAAGATGTCGCGGTGCCGCCGGCGCTCGACGCCAGCGTGCCGGTGATCCGGGCCGACGTCGCAGCCGGAATCGGGCGGATCAACGGTGGCAAGGGCTGGTCGGTCGTCGTGCTCGATACCGGCGTGCAACGCAGGCACGAGGCGTTCAGACGGAAAATCGCGTCGGAAGCCTGCTTCTCGACCAGTAGTGCCGATTCGAAGTCGCTTTGCCCCGGTGGCGCGCAATCCTCCACGGCCAAGGGGGCGGGAAACACCTGCCGGCGGTCCATGGACGGATGCGGGCACGGCACCCATGTCGCCGGGATCGCAGTAGGCAATCCGAAGGGCGCGGAAGCGATATACGCAGGCGTGGCGCCCAAGGCCTCGCTGATCCCGATACAGGTGTTCAGCCGGTTCTCCGGTTCCGCCTGCGCCGGGGCCGGCCCTTGCGTCCTGAGCTATACCAGCGATCAGCTTGCGGCACTGGAGCATGTGAACGCATTGGCCAGCGGCCGCAAGATCGCCGCGGTGAATATGAGCCTGGGGGGCGGGTTGCGCCGCAAGGCCTGTGGCAAGCACCCGCTGGCCCCGATCATCGAAACGTTGCGATCCAAGCGCATCGCGGTGGTGATCGCCGCCGGTAACGCCGGCGCCGACGGGCGGGTAAGCGCGCCAGGCTGCATTCCGGCGGCCATTACGGTGGCCAGTACGACGAAGACGGAGGACGTGTCGTCGTTCTCGAATTTTTCCAAGCTGGTCGATCTCGCCGCGCCGGGCAGCGACATCACGTCGACGATCCTGGGTAACCGGTTCGCCGTCCTGAGCGGCACATCGATGGCCGCCCCGCATGTCGCCGGTGCGTTGGCCTTGTTGCGGCATCGTTTCCCGAAGGCTTCGGTCCGGAAATTACGGCGTGCCTTGCGGTGTTCGAGCACACGGGTGACGCGCAACGGCGTCACCGTTCCGCGCATCGATGTCTACACTGCGTTCCTGGCGTTGAAGAACCGTCGCTGCACCTTGTAG
- a CDS encoding tetratricopeptide repeat protein, with product MIGHWVRVTPKRGTGRGLRKAFLAVCCVVAVSAPATAASVESGVAAYERGDYFRAVQQWRPLAERGDPKAQTALGLAYYHGQGVPQDYGEAVVWYRRASEQGYAYAQGLLGYLYFQGQGVHQDYMDAYFWLNLAVAGLPPGRERELAITRRGYVQTQLSPNELHTVQERAAQWRPAPAVPEDVQ from the coding sequence ATGATCGGGCATTGGGTGCGCGTGACGCCGAAACGGGGGACGGGCAGGGGCCTGCGGAAGGCGTTTCTGGCGGTCTGCTGCGTCGTGGCCGTGAGCGCGCCGGCGACTGCCGCATCGGTCGAGAGTGGCGTTGCTGCCTATGAACGCGGCGACTATTTCCGCGCCGTGCAGCAGTGGCGTCCGCTGGCGGAACGGGGCGATCCGAAGGCGCAGACCGCGCTCGGGCTTGCCTATTACCACGGGCAGGGCGTGCCGCAGGACTACGGCGAGGCGGTCGTGTGGTACCGCCGCGCGTCGGAGCAGGGCTATGCCTATGCCCAGGGTTTGCTCGGGTACCTCTATTTCCAGGGCCAGGGCGTCCATCAGGACTACATGGACGCTTATTTCTGGCTGAACCTGGCCGTTGCCGGCCTGCCGCCGGGGCGCGAGCGCGAACTCGCCATCACGCGGCGGGGCTACGTGCAGACGCAGCTGAGCCCGAACGAGTTGCACACCGTCCAGGAGCGCGCGGCCCAATGGCGGCCGGCGCCGGCCGTTCCCGAGGACGTGCAATAG
- a CDS encoding prepilin peptidase: MTLSPSSRRQVIAAAGGAALAAVAALALADGTAQPDRVLASAVLGAAMAAIALEDSLRLRVPDPWVYGALVTGIVWSAAVRLRSGDGLVAAGGGVLIAVAVCGGAFLAVRETFYRLRGFDGLGFGDVKLAAAGGAWLGWEGFAFAVLVAAAGALAFVATRVARGRGWNADQRLAFGAFLAPAVWATWLVLQGAGEG; encoded by the coding sequence GTGACGCTGTCGCCGTCATCGCGGCGCCAAGTGATCGCGGCGGCCGGCGGCGCCGCTCTCGCAGCGGTCGCGGCGCTGGCACTGGCCGACGGGACTGCGCAGCCCGACCGGGTTCTAGCCTCGGCGGTATTGGGCGCGGCCATGGCGGCGATCGCGCTGGAGGATTCGCTACGGCTGCGGGTGCCTGATCCGTGGGTTTACGGGGCGCTGGTTACCGGGATCGTCTGGAGCGCCGCGGTGCGGTTGCGGTCGGGTGACGGGCTGGTGGCCGCAGGCGGCGGGGTTCTGATCGCCGTCGCGGTGTGCGGCGGTGCGTTTCTGGCGGTGCGGGAGACGTTCTACCGGCTGCGCGGTTTCGACGGGCTCGGCTTCGGCGATGTCAAACTGGCGGCGGCCGGCGGGGCCTGGCTCGGCTGGGAAGGCTTTGCCTTCGCCGTCCTCGTGGCGGCCGCCGGTGCGCTTGCCTTCGTCGCGACTCGGGTTGCGCGCGGCCGGGGATGGAATGCGGATCAGCGCCTAGCCTTCGGCGCCTTCCTGGCGCCGGCGGTGTGGGCGACCTGGCTCGTATTGCAGGGCGCGGGCGAAGGGTGA